In Novosphingobium sp. MMS21-SN21R, a single genomic region encodes these proteins:
- a CDS encoding methylated-DNA--[protein]-cysteine S-methyltransferase, with protein MTAAFAVKDNRGNDSCHGPEDTRLIPDDEAWEAVLARDRQFDGRFVTGVLSTGIYCRPSCAARHPRRVNVRFFEDGARARAAGLRPCLRCLPDDVSRDERAVLAAIEAIKSAGQVLALGDLAARCGYSPAHFQRVFARHTGLSPAAYARALRQERMAEALSGAGRVTDAIYDAGFSGPSRFYSAAEERLGMMPSVWSGGGRGVTIRWGVVPTSLGPMLVAATDKGVCRLSFNEDDSALRARFPHAILIRGGADFEVLMTQVVSAVEVPGDHSHIPLDVKGTAFQEAVWQALRRIPQGETRTYAQIAADVGKPGAVRAAGSANGANNVAVLIPCHRVIRSDGTLGGYAYGLEIKQRLLDKERLAGGD; from the coding sequence ATGACGGCGGCATTTGCGGTGAAGGACAATCGCGGTAACGATAGCTGCCATGGTCCGGAGGATACGCGCTTGATACCCGACGATGAAGCGTGGGAAGCTGTGCTGGCGCGCGACCGCCAGTTCGACGGGCGCTTCGTTACGGGCGTGCTGAGCACGGGGATCTATTGCCGCCCATCTTGCGCGGCGCGGCATCCCCGGCGGGTGAACGTGCGCTTCTTTGAAGATGGTGCGAGGGCGCGGGCGGCGGGTCTGCGGCCATGCCTGCGCTGCCTGCCCGATGACGTTTCGCGTGATGAACGCGCGGTGCTGGCAGCGATAGAGGCGATCAAGAGCGCGGGGCAGGTGCTGGCGCTTGGTGATCTTGCGGCGCGCTGCGGCTATTCGCCTGCACATTTTCAACGCGTGTTTGCGCGGCATACCGGGCTTTCGCCTGCTGCCTATGCGCGGGCCTTGCGGCAGGAGCGCATGGCGGAGGCGCTGAGCGGGGCAGGGCGGGTGACCGATGCAATCTATGATGCGGGGTTCTCCGGGCCGTCGCGGTTCTATTCAGCGGCAGAGGAAAGGTTGGGCATGATGCCATCAGTCTGGTCAGGCGGCGGACGCGGCGTGACGATTCGCTGGGGCGTGGTGCCGACATCGCTGGGGCCGATGCTGGTCGCAGCGACGGACAAGGGTGTCTGCCGCCTGTCGTTCAATGAGGACGACAGCGCGCTGCGTGCGCGGTTTCCACACGCGATCCTCATCCGGGGCGGGGCAGATTTCGAGGTGTTGATGACGCAAGTCGTGAGCGCGGTTGAAGTGCCGGGCGATCATTCGCACATCCCGCTCGACGTGAAGGGCACGGCGTTTCAAGAGGCGGTATGGCAAGCGTTACGCCGCATCCCGCAGGGCGAGACGCGGACTTATGCGCAAATTGCGGCTGACGTGGGCAAGCCCGGTGCGGTGCGCGCGGCGGGATCGGCCAACGGCGCGAACAACGTGGCGGTGCTGATTCCGTGCCACCGCGTGATCCGGTCGGATGGAACGCTGGGCGGCTATGCCTACGGGCTTGAGATCAAGCAGCGATTGCTCGACAAGGAGCGCTTGGCCGGCGGAGATTGA
- a CDS encoding type II CAAX endopeptidase family protein, translating into MDEMQQTRPGVLRRIIAFPLTLMIIEFVAVAVIAGASSWALLKVVSRNTPVETLGALALGVIVIAIYLACRRWIERVPNDELPLTAFPREMPLGLLIGAGLFTLMTGIVALLGGLSIERVNGMGALWSMLSLAITSGVFEEVLFRGILLRHVEAMLGTWAALVITSLLFGLAHLSNPDSSLFAALAIAMEAGILLGAAYLWKRRLWVPIGIHAAWNFTQGWVFSVPVSGGRAPTGLFVTSRQGAEWLTGGDFGLEASVVAMAIATLAGLLLLVRVVRQGGIRPPMWVSAPSPVPLA; encoded by the coding sequence ATGGACGAAATGCAGCAGACAAGGCCGGGTGTTCTCAGGCGGATCATCGCCTTTCCTTTGACGCTGATGATCATTGAGTTCGTGGCGGTGGCGGTCATTGCTGGCGCGTCGTCTTGGGCGCTGCTCAAGGTCGTTTCGCGCAATACACCGGTCGAGACGCTGGGCGCGCTGGCGCTGGGGGTGATCGTCATTGCGATCTATCTCGCCTGTCGGCGCTGGATCGAGCGCGTCCCGAACGACGAACTGCCGTTAACAGCGTTCCCGCGCGAAATGCCGCTGGGCTTGTTGATCGGGGCTGGTCTGTTCACGCTGATGACCGGGATCGTCGCGCTGCTGGGCGGCCTGTCGATCGAGCGGGTCAACGGCATGGGCGCCCTGTGGTCGATGCTGTCGCTGGCGATCACCTCGGGCGTGTTCGAGGAGGTGCTGTTCCGGGGGATCCTGCTGCGCCATGTCGAGGCGATGCTGGGGACATGGGCGGCGCTGGTCATCACATCGCTGCTGTTCGGACTGGCGCATCTCAGCAACCCGGATTCGAGCCTGTTCGCAGCGCTGGCGATAGCGATGGAGGCGGGCATCCTGCTGGGCGCTGCCTATCTGTGGAAGCGGCGGTTGTGGGTGCCGATCGGTATCCACGCGGCGTGGAACTTCACGCAAGGCTGGGTGTTCAGCGTGCCGGTATCGGGCGGGCGCGCGCCGACGGGCCTGTTCGTGACCTCGCGACAGGGCGCTGAGTGGCTGACGGGGGGCGACTTCGGGCTTGAGGCCAGTGTCGTGGCCATGGCGATTGCGACGCTTGCAGGGTTGCTGCTGCTGGTTCGCGTTGTCCGACAGGGCGGGATCAGGCCGCCGATGTGGGTCAGCGCGCCCAGCCCGGTTCCGCTGGCTTGA
- a CDS encoding cryptochrome/photolyase family protein, whose translation MTGPVLVPILGDQLSPDISSLAHRTPEDTVILMMEVAEETTYVRHHKAKIALILSAMRHFAEELRAAGWTVDYICLDDPANTGSFTGEVARAVERHAPRGMQVTEPGEWRVREAMEAWRTTLPVRVRILPDTRFICPLTDFYAWAAGRRELRMEWFYRDMRRKTGLLKDGDKPVGGKWNYDAENRGGPEKGLSPPPIPPFGPDAITRAVIAMVEHRFEGHFGSLDNFAWPVTRADAEIARDVFLKDRLPLFGKYQDAMVAGEDFLFHAALSPALNIGLLDPLDLCRRAEDEWREGRAPLEAVEGFIRQIIGWREYIRGMYWLDMPGLSQANGLDAIRPLPDFYWTGDTPMRCLSDCVRTTRENAYAHHIQRLMVLGNFALLAGLKPQDVADWYLTVYADAFEWVELPNVAGMILHADKGRLASKPYAASGAYIDRMSDYCGTCAYNVKQKTGEGACPFNALYWHFLARNESKLGSNHRLAQPYANWRRMADEKKAEYLASAEAFIATLKPAEPGWAR comes from the coding sequence ATGACCGGCCCCGTCCTTGTTCCGATCCTCGGCGATCAGCTTTCGCCTGACATCTCCAGCCTTGCGCACCGCACGCCCGAAGACACCGTGATCCTGATGATGGAAGTGGCGGAGGAGACCACCTACGTCCGCCACCACAAGGCCAAGATCGCCCTTATCCTGTCCGCCATGCGCCACTTCGCCGAAGAACTGCGCGCCGCTGGATGGACAGTCGATTACATTTGCCTCGATGATCCTGCGAACACCGGCAGCTTCACTGGCGAAGTTGCCCGCGCGGTGGAACGCCATGCGCCGCGCGGTATGCAGGTCACCGAACCCGGCGAATGGCGCGTGCGCGAGGCGATGGAGGCTTGGCGCACCACACTGCCGGTGCGCGTCCGCATTCTCCCCGACACACGGTTCATATGCCCGCTGACCGACTTTTACGCATGGGCGGCCGGGCGGCGCGAGTTGCGCATGGAATGGTTCTACCGCGACATGCGTCGCAAGACCGGCCTGCTTAAGGACGGCGACAAACCCGTAGGCGGCAAATGGAACTACGATGCCGAAAATCGCGGTGGGCCCGAGAAAGGCCTGAGTCCTCCGCCGATCCCACCGTTCGGACCAGATGCTATCACTCGCGCGGTGATTGCCATGGTCGAACATCGCTTTGAAGGTCACTTCGGCTCGCTGGACAACTTCGCCTGGCCGGTCACTCGCGCCGACGCAGAAATCGCGCGCGACGTGTTTCTCAAAGACCGACTGCCGCTGTTCGGCAAGTATCAGGACGCGATGGTTGCGGGCGAGGATTTCCTTTTCCACGCTGCGCTGTCGCCAGCGCTTAACATCGGCCTGCTCGATCCGCTCGACCTGTGCCGCCGCGCCGAAGATGAATGGCGCGAAGGCCGCGCGCCTCTGGAAGCGGTGGAAGGCTTCATCCGTCAGATCATCGGCTGGCGCGAGTATATCCGGGGCATGTACTGGCTGGACATGCCCGGCCTCTCACAAGCCAACGGCCTCGACGCAATCCGGCCCCTCCCCGATTTCTACTGGACCGGCGATACGCCGATGCGCTGCCTCTCGGATTGCGTGCGCACCACCCGCGAAAATGCCTATGCCCACCACATCCAGCGCCTGATGGTGCTCGGCAACTTCGCGCTTCTGGCGGGCCTCAAGCCGCAAGATGTCGCCGACTGGTATCTGACCGTCTATGCCGACGCGTTCGAATGGGTCGAACTCCCCAACGTCGCGGGCATGATCCTGCACGCCGACAAGGGGCGTCTTGCATCGAAGCCCTATGCCGCCAGCGGCGCCTACATCGACCGCATGAGCGATTACTGCGGCACCTGCGCCTACAACGTGAAGCAGAAGACCGGCGAAGGCGCCTGCCCGTTCAATGCGCTCTACTGGCACTTCCTCGCGCGAAACGAGAGCAAGCTGGGCAGCAATCACCGCCTTGCGCAACCTTACGCCAACTGGCGGCGGATGGCAGACGAAAAGAAGGCGGAATACCTCGCCAGCGCGGAGGCGTTTATAGCCACGCTCAAGCCAGCGGAACCGGGCTGGGCGCGCTGA
- the fsa gene encoding fructose-6-phosphate aldolase yields the protein MKFFVDTADTAEIADLAATGLLDGVTTNPTLIAKAGKDFIEVTREICALVDGPVSAEVVALDHATMMREAEVLRKIADNVCIKVPLTIDGLKTCKALSSEGTQVNVTLCFSANQALLAAKAGATFISPFVGRHDDNGFDGMDLIRDIRLIYDNYAFETQILVASIRHGVHVLESARIGADVITAPPAVIKGLFKHVLTDKGIEGFLADWAKTGQTIV from the coding sequence ATGAAGTTTTTCGTCGACACCGCCGATACTGCCGAAATCGCGGACCTTGCCGCCACCGGCCTGCTCGATGGCGTGACCACCAACCCGACCCTGATCGCCAAGGCCGGCAAGGACTTCATCGAAGTCACCCGTGAAATCTGCGCTCTGGTCGATGGCCCGGTCTCGGCCGAAGTGGTCGCGCTCGATCACGCCACGATGATGCGTGAAGCCGAAGTGCTGCGCAAGATCGCCGACAATGTATGCATCAAGGTGCCGCTGACCATCGACGGCCTGAAGACCTGCAAGGCGCTTTCGAGCGAAGGCACCCAGGTCAATGTCACGTTGTGCTTTTCGGCCAATCAGGCGCTGCTGGCGGCCAAGGCCGGCGCCACGTTCATTTCGCCCTTTGTCGGTCGCCATGACGACAACGGCTTCGACGGCATGGACCTGATCCGCGACATCCGTCTGATCTATGACAACTATGCGTTCGAAACCCAGATCCTCGTCGCCTCGATCCGTCACGGCGTGCACGTTCTGGAAAGCGCGCGCATTGGTGCCGACGTGATCACCGCGCCGCCTGCCGTGATCAAGGGCCTGTTCAAGCATGTCCTGACCGACAAGGGCATAGAAGGCTTCCTTGCAGACTGGGCAAAGACCGGCCAGACCATCGTCTGA
- a CDS encoding primosomal protein N', translated as MNRVRCLVFNAALGPLDYRVPDGMAVEPGSVVVAPLGPRQIIGVVWEAERLPGAEVPANKLRPLLSVLPVPPLPAPLRRLIEWTADYYLASLASVARMALSSNGALRGGSTVTEYRLTGNDPGRLTPQRTKALEALDGQQATIRELAEIAGVSDAVLRGMVNAGLLEAVLVDSDRPYPAADPAHAAPDLSQDQADVAAQFIASVHAHEFQPFLLDGVTGSGKTETYFEGVAAAIEDGRQVLVLLPEIALTETFLKRFEARFGVSPVTWHSSLKSSERRRAWRAVAMGSAQVIVGARSALFLPFANLGLIVVDEAHEVSFKQDDGVRYNARDVAVMRARFESVPIILASATPALESLQMAEAGRYQRVILPARFGGATMPDIQIVDLRDHQPERGHWIAPPLVAALKDRLEKGEQSLLFLNRRGYAPLTLCRTCGYRFQCPNCSAWLVEHRLSRRLACHHCGHEVPTPEACPECHEPDCLVACGPGVERIADEVAAILPEARVALVTSDTLTSPAKAAEFVEMASAKAIDVIVGTQLVTKGYHFPELTLVGVIDADMGLEGGDLRAAERTYQQVAQVAGRAGRGEKPGEVMIQTRHPEAPVIEALASGDRDAFYAAETEARRDAGAPPFGRWAAIIVSSEDEAEARDAARGIGGSAPRLDDVLVLGPAPAPLSLLRGRYRYRLLINARRSTELQRVIREWLEPLRFPPGVRVAVDIDPYSFV; from the coding sequence ATGAACCGTGTCCGATGCCTTGTATTCAACGCCGCGCTGGGTCCGCTCGACTACCGCGTGCCCGATGGCATGGCGGTGGAGCCGGGCAGCGTGGTCGTCGCGCCGCTCGGCCCCAGACAGATAATCGGAGTGGTCTGGGAAGCGGAACGGTTGCCCGGAGCCGAAGTTCCGGCGAACAAGCTGCGCCCGTTGCTGTCGGTGCTGCCAGTTCCGCCGCTGCCTGCGCCCCTGCGCCGCCTGATCGAATGGACAGCGGACTACTACCTCGCCTCGCTCGCTTCGGTCGCGCGGATGGCGCTGTCGAGCAACGGCGCTCTGCGCGGCGGCAGCACGGTTACCGAATACCGCCTCACTGGCAACGACCCGGGCCGCCTCACCCCCCAGCGCACGAAGGCGCTCGAAGCGTTGGACGGCCAGCAGGCGACGATCCGCGAACTGGCAGAAATTGCGGGCGTATCGGACGCGGTCCTGCGCGGTATGGTCAATGCGGGGCTTCTGGAGGCGGTGCTGGTCGATTCGGACCGCCCTTACCCCGCGGCCGATCCCGCCCATGCCGCACCCGACCTTTCGCAGGATCAGGCTGACGTCGCCGCGCAGTTCATAGCCTCGGTCCACGCCCACGAATTCCAGCCGTTCCTGCTCGACGGCGTGACCGGATCGGGCAAGACCGAGACCTATTTCGAGGGCGTTGCCGCAGCGATCGAGGATGGGCGGCAAGTGCTGGTCCTGCTCCCCGAAATCGCGCTGACCGAGACGTTCCTCAAGCGCTTCGAGGCGCGTTTCGGGGTCTCCCCGGTCACTTGGCATTCCTCGCTGAAATCATCCGAGCGGCGCCGGGCATGGCGCGCGGTGGCGATGGGTAGCGCGCAAGTGATTGTCGGCGCGCGTTCGGCGCTGTTCCTGCCGTTTGCCAATCTCGGGCTGATCGTGGTCGATGAAGCACACGAAGTGTCGTTCAAACAGGACGACGGCGTGCGCTACAATGCCCGTGACGTGGCCGTGATGCGCGCGCGGTTTGAAAGCGTTCCGATCATCCTCGCCAGCGCCACGCCTGCGCTCGAAAGCCTGCAAATGGCGGAGGCCGGGCGCTATCAACGCGTCATCCTCCCTGCGCGTTTCGGCGGCGCGACGATGCCCGACATCCAGATCGTGGACTTGCGCGACCATCAGCCCGAGCGCGGCCACTGGATCGCCCCGCCGCTGGTTGCAGCACTGAAGGATCGCCTCGAGAAGGGCGAACAATCACTGCTGTTCCTCAATCGCCGGGGTTATGCGCCGCTAACCTTGTGCCGGACCTGCGGCTACCGCTTCCAGTGCCCGAACTGTTCTGCCTGGCTAGTCGAACATCGACTGTCGCGCCGCCTTGCCTGCCACCACTGCGGCCACGAAGTGCCGACGCCCGAGGCCTGTCCCGAATGCCACGAGCCCGACTGCCTCGTCGCCTGTGGCCCCGGTGTGGAGCGCATAGCCGATGAAGTGGCGGCGATCCTTCCCGAAGCCCGGGTGGCGCTCGTCACGTCCGATACGCTGACAAGCCCAGCAAAGGCCGCCGAATTCGTCGAGATGGCGTCGGCCAAGGCCATCGACGTGATTGTCGGCACGCAGCTTGTCACCAAGGGCTACCACTTCCCAGAACTCACTCTGGTCGGCGTGATCGATGCTGACATGGGACTTGAAGGCGGCGATTTGCGCGCAGCGGAACGCACCTACCAGCAAGTCGCGCAAGTCGCCGGGCGCGCCGGGCGCGGCGAGAAGCCGGGCGAAGTGATGATCCAGACCCGCCACCCTGAGGCGCCCGTGATCGAGGCGTTGGCGAGCGGCGACCGTGACGCCTTCTACGCCGCCGAAACCGAAGCCCGCCGCGATGCCGGTGCCCCGCCATTCGGGCGCTGGGCCGCGATCATCGTGTCGAGCGAGGACGAGGCCGAAGCGCGCGACGCCGCGCGCGGCATCGGCGGCAGCGCGCCCAGGCTGGACGATGTGCTGGTCCTCGGCCCCGCGCCCGCTCCGCTGTCGCTTCTGCGCGGGCGCTACCGTTATCGCCTGCTGATCAACGCCCGCCGTTCGACCGAACTGCAACGCGTGATCCGCGAATGGCTCGAACCGTTGCGCTTTCCCCCCGGCGTGCGCGTGGCCGTTGACATCGATCCCTACAGCTTCGTGTGA
- a CDS encoding DUF4197 domain-containing protein — protein sequence MSQLSIASNRRAVLGGMTSVAVLSLAGCATFPSFSLEDAVRRLLFLSSDRAFARLLQPGGFWDDQMARLALPEAIGNRGGIMQRILTGPIFKERLQRAFNDMAYDAAERAAPAVTDAVRTIGIRNALALLRGSDPMAATAFLHQEMGSSLVEIMVPEFGDALRVSREPLVGEVLAALTGVDVGGIANSLAYEADNAIFRAIGREEAAIRANPRSTNDPVLMGAFGIK from the coding sequence ATGTCGCAGCTATCCATTGCCAGCAATCGCCGGGCCGTTCTTGGCGGCATGACGTCAGTTGCGGTGCTTTCACTGGCCGGTTGCGCGACGTTCCCGTCGTTCTCGCTCGAGGATGCGGTGCGGCGTCTGCTGTTCCTCTCGTCCGACCGTGCATTCGCTCGCCTGCTGCAACCGGGCGGGTTCTGGGATGACCAGATGGCACGGCTGGCACTCCCCGAGGCGATCGGCAATCGGGGCGGGATCATGCAGCGCATCCTCACCGGCCCGATCTTCAAGGAACGCCTGCAACGGGCTTTCAACGATATGGCGTATGACGCAGCAGAGCGCGCAGCCCCGGCGGTTACCGATGCGGTGCGCACCATCGGCATCCGCAACGCGCTGGCCCTGTTGCGCGGCAGCGATCCGATGGCAGCCACCGCGTTTCTGCATCAGGAAATGGGGTCGAGCCTCGTCGAGATCATGGTCCCCGAATTCGGAGATGCCCTGCGCGTCAGCCGCGAGCCGTTGGTGGGCGAAGTGCTGGCCGCACTGACCGGTGTGGACGTTGGCGGCATAGCCAATTCACTCGCCTATGAAGCGGACAACGCCATCTTCCGGGCCATCGGACGGGAGGAAGCGGCGATCCGTGCCAATCCGCGCTCGACCAATGATCCTGTCCTGATGGGCGCATTCGGGATAAAGTGA
- the cobT gene encoding cobaltochelatase subunit CobT, giving the protein MADESPLDRFRSVLTGTARAISLDPEVEVAWTADAPVQSGSAMRVPMPGRALPAEQVAEARGHADSMALRLRHHNAALHGRHAPTEALARACYDAVEQVRYEALGSNSYAGMRSNLDASMKMRMASDPISRATRPEEVPLPSAVALLLREKLTGQTAPASTDVGMAMVRSWIESKAGDDFEALALSLDNQRAFQQLALDMLQHLELTQSASEQDQENEEDEGEDQEDDGEEEPNTSDEQDQQPSEIAGDTSEGDEDSDSEQEIEQDDDAADADMADEGEEGMLPTRPNRPWTDLPENFDYKAYTAQFDEVIAASDLCDEEELTRLRAYLDMQLKGLQGVVTRLANRLQRRLMAQQNRSWDFDQEEGLLDAARLARVVISPGHSLSYKIERDVEFKDTIVTLLIDNSGSMRGRPISIAAISADILARTLERCGVKTEVLGFTTRAWKGGQSREAWLAGGKPAGPGRLNDLRHIVYKKADEPWRRARKNLGLMMREGLLKENIDGEALLWAHTRLLARPEDRRILMVISDGAPVDDSTLSVNNAGYLEQHLRKVIDWIEKQSPVQLVAIGIGHDVTRYYRRAVTIMDAEQLGGTIIEQLADLFEDE; this is encoded by the coding sequence TTGGCTGACGAATCCCCTCTCGACCGCTTCCGTTCGGTACTGACCGGCACGGCGCGCGCCATCTCGCTCGATCCCGAGGTCGAGGTGGCGTGGACTGCTGATGCCCCTGTGCAGTCCGGCAGCGCGATGCGGGTGCCGATGCCGGGCCGTGCGCTTCCCGCCGAACAGGTCGCAGAAGCGCGCGGTCACGCGGATTCGATGGCACTGCGCCTGCGGCACCACAATGCCGCGTTGCATGGCCGCCATGCGCCGACCGAAGCACTCGCCCGGGCGTGTTACGATGCGGTCGAGCAGGTTCGCTACGAGGCGCTCGGCTCCAATTCCTACGCCGGGATGCGAAGCAATCTCGATGCCTCGATGAAGATGCGCATGGCGTCTGACCCGATTTCGCGCGCGACCCGGCCCGAGGAAGTGCCGCTCCCTTCGGCAGTGGCACTGCTGCTGCGCGAGAAGCTGACGGGGCAGACCGCGCCTGCCAGCACCGATGTCGGCATGGCCATGGTGCGTAGTTGGATCGAGAGCAAGGCGGGCGACGATTTCGAAGCGCTGGCGCTTTCGCTCGATAACCAGCGCGCGTTCCAGCAGCTTGCTCTCGACATGCTCCAGCACCTCGAACTGACCCAGTCGGCCAGCGAGCAGGACCAGGAAAACGAGGAAGACGAGGGCGAGGATCAGGAGGACGATGGCGAGGAAGAGCCCAACACCTCCGACGAGCAGGACCAGCAGCCGTCGGAAATTGCGGGCGATACCAGCGAGGGTGATGAGGATTCGGACTCCGAGCAGGAAATCGAGCAGGACGACGATGCCGCCGACGCCGACATGGCCGATGAGGGTGAGGAAGGCATGCTACCGACCCGTCCCAATCGCCCTTGGACTGATCTGCCCGAAAATTTCGACTACAAGGCCTATACCGCTCAGTTCGACGAGGTAATCGCCGCCTCCGATTTGTGTGACGAAGAAGAGCTGACGCGGCTGCGCGCCTATCTCGACATGCAGCTCAAGGGTTTGCAGGGCGTGGTCACGCGGCTCGCCAACCGGTTGCAGCGGCGGCTGATGGCCCAGCAGAACCGGTCATGGGATTTCGATCAGGAAGAAGGCCTGCTCGATGCAGCCCGGCTGGCGCGCGTGGTGATCTCGCCGGGCCATTCGCTGTCCTACAAGATCGAGCGCGATGTCGAGTTCAAGGACACGATCGTCACGCTGCTGATCGACAATTCAGGCTCGATGCGCGGGCGTCCGATCTCGATCGCGGCGATCAGCGCGGACATTCTGGCGCGTACGCTGGAGCGCTGCGGGGTCAAGACCGAAGTGCTCGGCTTCACCACACGTGCGTGGAAGGGCGGACAGAGCCGCGAAGCATGGCTGGCAGGTGGCAAGCCCGCAGGACCGGGCCGTCTCAATGACTTGCGCCACATTGTTTACAAAAAGGCTGATGAGCCGTGGCGCCGCGCCCGCAAGAACCTCGGGCTGATGATGCGCGAGGGTTTGCTCAAGGAAAACATCGACGGCGAGGCGCTGCTCTGGGCCCACACCCGTTTGCTCGCCCGACCCGAAGACCGCCGCATCCTGATGGTAATCTCGGACGGCGCGCCGGTCGACGATTCGACGCTGTCGGTGAATAACGCGGGCTATCTCGAACAGCACTTGCGCAAGGTGATCGACTGGATCGAAAAGCAGTCCCCGGTCCAGCTTGTCGCCATCGGCATCGGCCACGATGTTACACGGTATTACCGGCGCGCGGTGACGATCATGGACGCCGAACAACTCGGCGGCACGATCATCGAACAGCTGGCTGACCTGTTCGAGGACGAATAG